One genomic segment of Helianthus annuus cultivar XRQ/B chromosome 14, HanXRQr2.0-SUNRISE, whole genome shotgun sequence includes these proteins:
- the LOC110907659 gene encoding uncharacterized protein LOC110907659: protein MGVGSIQHFNYAMLVKWWWRFKAEPNQLWAQVVASIHCGYNITSPAPLFPLKGSIPGVWKDVGSVEVALRKAGIFISDYLVEVDGVWKWRSDPFGSFSVKQVRADIESAVVEAGDSDLVFEWNNWVTPKANYLLWRALLGKIASKVGLVHRGIALADTVCSRCGIAEEDPDHIFINCLWSRCIWWNIMAWIRIKFPLDVSNLKDLFSYIKSNPGGRVWKRCVNLIASATVWCIWKARNKKVFEGIFIPVSSVVDQIKEESFGWACSRSSLRRPVWGNWKSFDVIGLL from the coding sequence ATGGGTGTAGGAAGTATCCAACATTTCAATTATGCTATGCTTGTtaaatggtggtggaggttcaaGGCTGAACCAAATCAACTTTGGGCGCAAGTTGTGGCTTCGATTCATTGCGGTTATAATATTACCTCTCCGGCCCCTTTATTCCCTCTAAAAGGATCGATCCCTGGCGTTTGGAAGGATGTGGGGTCGGTGGAAGTGGCCTTGAGGAAAGCGGGTATATTTATCTCAGATTATTTAGTTGAGGTGGATGGAGTGTGGAAATGGCGAAGCGACCCATTCGGCTCCTTTTCAGTTAAACAGGTTCGTGCGGATATTGAGTCAGCCGTTGTAGAGGCCGGTGATTCCGATTTGGTTTTTGAATGGAATAACTGGGTGACCCCGAAGGCGAACTATCTCTTGTGGAGGGCTCTGCTTGGTAAAATTGCCTCCAAAGTGGGGTTGGTTCATCGGGGCATTGCCCTCGCCGATACAGTTTGCTCTCGTTGCGGGATTGCGGAGGAGGATCCCGACCACATCTTTATAAACTGTCTTTGGTCGCGCTGCATTTGGTGGAATATCATGGCCTGGATCAGAATAAAGTTTCCTTTGGATGTCAGCAACCTCAAGGACCTCTTCTCATACATAAAGTCGAACCCGGGGGGAAGAGTTTGGAAAAGATGTGTCAATCTGATCGCTTCCGCAACGGTTTGGTGTATTTGGAAAGCTAGAAACAAGAAAGTTTTCGAAGGCATTTTCATTCCGGTTTCTTCGGTGGTCGACCAGATAAAGGAGGAGAGCTTCGGTTGGGCTTGCTCGCGGTCATCCTTGAGGAGGCCGGTTTGGGGTAATTGGAAGTCTTTTGATGTAATCGGCTTGTTGTAG
- the LOC110904530 gene encoding glycerol-3-phosphate acyltransferase 1 has translation MDFLMFFLKLAEWLVYQLLANSCYRAAMKVKNHGFFLLRNHPSHKSPHHDQLPLFPTFTKCSLNKDQETLVCDIQNTLLLNSTSFFPYFMLVAFEGGSILRAFLLLLSYPLLLVLDHEVGLKLMIFITFCGLKVKDMKNVGRAVMPKFYLENLNLQVYELLASARSYGIKVLVFTRVPRVMVEGFCKEYLNVDDVMGTELHSFGGYFSGFVSSAGVLHKHKAVKEWFGNEKQPDVGIGSYGLHDQLLISQCKEGYVVSKEDGKRSARTIMPRDKYPKPLVFHDGRLAFFPTPLATLCMFLWFPLGVLLAIIRLCVGIFLPYPMSRILGGLTGVNITIEGCDYSWENKNKQTGVLFVCTHRTLLDPVFLTMTIGKPLTAVTYSLSKMSEMISPIKTVRLTRDRKQDGETMHELLSEGDLVVCPEGTTCREPYLLRFSSLFAELTDEIVPVAMNTHVTMFYGTTASGLKCLDPIYFLMNPRPSYHVKVLGKLTKELTCAGGKSSHDVANYIQKKLGDALGFECTNLTRKDKYLMLAGNQGIVEEHGKSKKIIS, from the exons aTGGATTTCCTAATGTTCTTTCTCAAATTAGCAGAGTGGTTAGTATACCAACTGCTAGCAAATTCATGTTACAGAGCTGCAATGAAGGTGAAAAACCATGGCTTTTTCTTGTTAAGAAACCACCCATCTCACAAATCACCACACCATGATCAGCTTCCACTGTTCCCTACCTTCACAAAATGTTCCCTGAACAAAGATCAAGAAACCCTAGTTTGTGATATCCAAAACACCCTATTATTAAACTCAACATCTTTCTTTCCATACTTCATGTTGGTTGCTTTTGAAGGTGGTAGCATACTTAGGGCATTCTTGTTATTGTTATCCTACCCTTTGTTACTTGTTCTTGATCATGAGGTAGGTTTAAAGTTGATGATCTTCATCACCTTTTGTGGGCTTAAAGTAAAGGATATGAAGAATGTGGGGAGGGCAGTTATGCCCAAGTTTTACCTTGAGAACTTGAACCTTCAAGTTTATGAGTTGCTTGCATCTGCAAGAAGTTATGGGATCAAGGTTTTGGTCTTTACAAGGGTGCCTAGAGTGATGGTTGAAGGGTTTTGTAAGGAGTATTTGAATGTTGATGATGTGATGGGGACTGAGTTGCATAGTTTTGGGGGGTATTTTAGTGGTTTTGTGTCAAGTGCAGGTGTGCTTCACAAGCATAAAGCAGTAAAAGAATGGTTTGGAAATGAGAAACAACCGGATGTTGGTATTGGAAGTTATGGTCTTCATGATCAACTGTTGATCTCCCAGTGCAAG GAAGGTTATGTGGTGAGCAAAGAAGATGGAAAAAGGAGTGCAAGAACAATAATGCCACGAGACAAGTACCCAAAACCTTTAGTCTTCCATGATGGAAGGCTAGCATTCTTCCCCACACCATTGGCAACATTATGCATGTTTCTATGGTTTCCTCTTGGTGTTTTGCTAGCAATTATCCGGCTTTGTGTGGGCATATTCTTGCCTTACCCAATGTCACGTATCCTAGGCGGCCTAACCGGCGTAAACATAACAATAGAAGGTTGTGATTACTCATGGGagaacaaaaacaaacaaacggGTGTCCTCTTTGTTTGCACACATCGAACCCTTTTGGACCCTGTCTTCCTAACCATGACCATTGGTAAGCCACTTACCGCGGTTACATATAGTCTAAGCAAGATGTCCGAAATGATTTCGCCTATAAAAACAGTGAGATTAACGCGGGACAGGAAGCAAGATGGTGAAACTATGCACGAGTTACTAAGTGAAGGGGATTTGGTTGTTTGTCCTGAAGGGACTACTTGTAGGGAGCCTTATTTGTTGAGGTTTAGCTCGTTGTTTGCAGAGTTAACCGATGAGATTGTACCCGTTGCAATGAACACACATGTGACCATGTTTTATGGCACGACGGCTAGCGGGCTCAAGTGTTTGGACCCTATTTACTTCCTGATGAACCCTAGACCAAGTTACCATGTTAAAGTGCTGGGAAAATTGACTAAGGAGCTCACTTGTGCTGGTGGCAAGTCTAGCCATGATGTGGCTAACTATATTCAGAAAAAACTTGGGGATGCTTTGGGTTTTGAGTGCACAAATCTTACTAGAAAGGATAAGTATTTGATGTTGGCCGGGAATCAAGGGATAGTTGAGGAACATGGGAAAAGTAAAAAGATTATATCTTAG